The candidate division KSB1 bacterium genomic interval AAATCCTCGATGCCGCACGACATGCTCCCTCAGGTAACAATGTGCAGCCCTGGGAATTTGTCGTAGTCACTGAGGCTCAGACTCGTCAGCGCATTGCTGAGCTGGCTGACTACGGCAAATTTATCTCTCAGGCGCCGGTGTGTATCGCGGTGATCTGCAGAGACACCAAGTACTATCTTGAGGACGGGAGCGCTGCCACCCAGAACATCCTCCTGGCGGCCACGGCTCTCGGACTGGGATCGTGCTGGGTAGCTGGGGACAAGAAACCCTACGCCGCGGAGGTTCTCAAACTCCTTGGCGTCCCCCAGGGTTACCGCTTGGTTTCGCTGGTAGCTATCGGGAAAGCAGCAAAAGATGCACCAAAGCGGGAAAGAAGGCCCTTGGAAGAGATCGTGCACTGGGAGAGGTATTGATCCCTTTCCGGAAGTGAAGGTGCCGCTCTGAACTTTTGCCCCGGCGGCTCGTTCAACTGCCACGGAGATGTTGGAGGTGCCGGACAAGGTCTTTGTGAGGTGAGGTCCATGTCGGATGACAAGAGAATCCCCAATCCAGCGGAGATCCAGAGGGAGGTCGCCGAATTTCTCAAGTCCAAGTACGGTGACCGCATTTTCATCCCGCCCCAGCCAGACCTCGCGAGCGACGAGGAGGCCCCGCGGACCGAGAAAAGGGGAGTGGGGAGGATCCGCTTTGATATGAAGCCCGAGGAACTCGAGGCTTACCTCAAGGAATACGTGATCGGGCAGGACGAGGCCCTCGAGATCCTCGCCACAAAGATCTGCACCCATTTCAACCGCATGCGCCTCGAGATGGAGAATCAGCTTGAGGATCTCGTGGGCAACATCAAGCCCAATATCCTCATGATTGGACCGACCGGGGTAGGAAAGACCTACATGATCCGCCTCATCGCCAAGAAAATCGGGGTCCCGTTCGTCAAGGCCGACGCGACCA includes:
- a CDS encoding AAA family ATPase, whose product is MSDDKRIPNPAEIQREVAEFLKSKYGDRIFIPPQPDLASDEEAPRTEKRGVGRIRFDMKPEELEAYLKEYVIGQDEALEILATKICTHFNRMRLEMENQLEDLVGNIKPNILMIGPTGVGKTYMIRLIAKKIGVPFVKADAT
- a CDS encoding nitroreductase family protein, with protein sequence MDPLAVIRSRRSCRSFLPDPIEKEAILEILDAARHAPSGNNVQPWEFVVVTEAQTRQRIAELADYGKFISQAPVCIAVICRDTKYYLEDGSAATQNILLAATALGLGSCWVAGDKKPYAAEVLKLLGVPQGYRLVSLVAIGKAAKDAPKRERRPLEEIVHWERY